In one Nocardia tengchongensis genomic region, the following are encoded:
- a CDS encoding glycoside hydrolase family 5 protein, whose product MRKLATVLLLLGTLVVPFMHSTAPATADPGGLKGPLSTSGRYIVDAGGNRVKLKSGNWHGSSGTWNGSGDDEVTANNFAEENGHRAPLGLDRVQMAKLVGDFKALGLNSIRLPFSNEMISDTRPVQGLTANPELNGLRPIEVYDRAVAALTSAGLGVILNNHTTTTRWCCGVDGNERWNSGQSWDDWINDWVFMTSRYRNDPGVIGADLRNEVRRDTWDNPNWGQGDSHDWADAAQEAGDAILTKGNPDLLIMVEGVNWMGIPTDLTWHERPMLEPIKRLSTTLVESHKVVYAVHFYGYIGPNHTGGTGIGGGETHDPRFRDMSRTDLFKSMDDRAGYVATTADKHFTAPVWVSEFGVGKSDAGDLDKTWFKNMVDYLIERDLDFAYWPIIGYQQNDKGNSWGLLRYDTTGGLRKITDADDWRGTHFSRLMAANGFTGKVSPSRTWSMLQGIHEDDNRSIRAAADWDGGAHKMVCPDGQRLFGVSDRGQGGLCGDATLGDLWQPGTSAVKVSSEKVSTDWAGGFTKYQCTEGQFMIGYSLRGDAMSGILCAPGRVPLAGAGRTLWFDKGDNRPASGEGGDWANSYYKGQCNANEYVAGIAFSGNNNRGNRPQALYCRTLP is encoded by the coding sequence ATGAGGAAGCTAGCCACGGTGCTGCTATTGCTCGGAACGTTGGTGGTTCCGTTCATGCACAGCACCGCTCCCGCCACGGCTGATCCCGGTGGTTTGAAGGGTCCGTTGAGTACCAGCGGGCGATACATCGTCGACGCCGGCGGCAATCGGGTGAAGCTGAAGTCCGGTAACTGGCACGGCTCCAGCGGCACGTGGAACGGCAGTGGCGATGACGAGGTCACCGCCAACAACTTCGCCGAGGAGAACGGGCACCGGGCCCCGCTGGGACTGGACCGGGTGCAGATGGCCAAGCTGGTCGGCGACTTCAAGGCGCTGGGGCTCAACAGCATTCGCCTGCCCTTCTCGAACGAGATGATCTCCGACACCCGACCGGTGCAGGGCCTGACCGCCAATCCGGAACTCAACGGACTGCGCCCGATCGAGGTGTACGACCGGGCCGTCGCCGCCCTCACCTCGGCCGGACTCGGCGTCATCCTCAACAACCACACCACGACCACCCGCTGGTGCTGTGGCGTGGACGGCAACGAGCGCTGGAACTCGGGCCAGTCCTGGGACGATTGGATCAACGACTGGGTGTTCATGACCTCCCGGTATCGCAATGATCCCGGTGTCATCGGCGCCGACCTGCGCAACGAGGTGCGCCGCGACACCTGGGACAACCCCAACTGGGGCCAGGGCGACAGCCACGACTGGGCCGACGCCGCGCAGGAAGCCGGCGACGCCATCCTCACCAAGGGCAATCCGGATCTGCTGATCATGGTCGAGGGCGTCAACTGGATGGGCATCCCCACCGACCTGACCTGGCACGAGCGCCCGATGCTGGAGCCGATCAAGCGGCTGTCCACCACCCTGGTGGAGTCCCACAAGGTCGTGTACGCGGTCCACTTCTACGGCTACATCGGCCCCAACCACACCGGCGGCACCGGCATCGGCGGCGGTGAGACCCACGACCCGCGCTTCCGCGACATGTCGCGCACCGATCTGTTCAAGTCGATGGACGACCGCGCCGGCTACGTCGCCACCACCGCCGACAAGCACTTCACCGCCCCGGTCTGGGTCAGCGAATTCGGTGTCGGCAAAAGCGATGCCGGCGACCTGGACAAGACCTGGTTCAAGAACATGGTCGACTACCTCATCGAGCGCGACCTCGACTTCGCCTACTGGCCGATCATCGGCTACCAGCAGAACGACAAGGGCAACTCCTGGGGTCTGCTGCGCTACGACACCACCGGCGGCCTGCGCAAAATCACCGACGCCGACGACTGGCGCGGCACCCATTTCAGTCGCCTGATGGCCGCGAACGGCTTCACCGGCAAGGTCTCCCCGTCCCGCACCTGGTCCATGCTCCAGGGCATCCACGAGGACGACAACCGCTCGATCCGCGCCGCCGCGGACTGGGACGGCGGCGCCCACAAGATGGTGTGCCCCGACGGCCAGCGCCTGTTCGGTGTCTCCGACCGCGGCCAGGGCGGACTCTGCGGTGACGCCACCCTGGGCGATCTGTGGCAGCCGGGCACCAGCGCGGTCAAAGTCAGCTCCGAAAAGGTCAGCACCGACTGGGCCGGCGGCTTCACCAAGTACCAGTGCACCGAAGGCCAATTCATGATCGGCTACAGCCTCCGCGGCGACGCCATGTCAGGAATCCTCTGCGCCCCCGGCCGAGTCCCCCTGGCAGGCGCCGGCCGCACCCTCTGGTTCGACAAGGGCGACAACCGCCCCGCCTCCGGCGAGGGCGGCGACTGGGCCAACAGCTACTACAAGGGCCAGTGCAACGCCAACGAGTACGTCGCCGGAATCGCGTTCTCCGGCAACAACAACCGCGGCAACCGGCCGCAGGCGCTCTACTGCCGCACTCTCCCCTGA